In one Gemmatimonadota bacterium genomic region, the following are encoded:
- a CDS encoding ECF-type sigma factor, with protein sequence MAEQADAAAREVAARETAAALAMLRRGAPDGLEQLIPLVYAELRRVAHRQLAVEPAGHTLSTTALVHEAYLRLADQTRVEWTSRAQFFGLAARAMRRVLVDYARRHQAARRGGPQQRPVALDDAEADSGADADALAVAARGDELLALDEALERLSALDPRLGRVVECRFFGGLTEAETAEALGVSQRTVAGDWLMARGWLYQALREESG encoded by the coding sequence ATGGCCGAACAGGCAGACGCGGCGGCGCGCGAAGTAGCCGCGCGGGAGACAGCGGCGGCGCTCGCCATGCTTCGCCGGGGCGCACCCGATGGGCTGGAACAACTCATTCCACTCGTCTACGCGGAGCTACGGCGCGTCGCACACCGGCAGCTCGCCGTCGAGCCGGCTGGCCACACGCTCTCCACGACCGCGCTCGTCCATGAGGCATATCTCCGCCTCGCTGACCAGACGCGCGTCGAGTGGACCAGCCGTGCACAGTTCTTCGGTCTGGCCGCACGTGCAATGCGTCGCGTGCTCGTGGATTACGCACGCCGGCATCAGGCGGCACGTCGCGGAGGACCACAACAGCGGCCGGTCGCTCTGGATGATGCTGAGGCCGATTCGGGAGCCGATGCTGACGCGCTCGCCGTCGCCGCGCGCGGCGACGAGCTGCTGGCGCTGGACGAGGCGCTCGAGCGTCTTTCGGCGCTCGACCCGCGGCTTGGCCGCGTCGTGGAATGCCGGTTCTTCGGCGGCCTTACAGAGGCTGAAACGGCCGAGGCACTCGGCGTTTCGCAGCGCACCGTCGCCGGCGATTGGTTGATGGCACGGGGATGGTTGTATCAGGCGCTTCGGGAGGAGAGCGGATGA
- a CDS encoding protein kinase gives MTAPERWAQVRAGAEALLAQSRDVRAAFLLREFGDDESLRAEIEAQAEACELAAQSPDFLAQSATSFAAPILADSPDTEHKGYSESAPGDATEAALRAALAGHYDLERQLGKGGTATVYLARDHRHGRLVALKVLDQVLGAAMSSERFLREIRVTAGLTHPHILPLHDSGTAAGLLYYVMPYIDGETLRERLAGGRKLPLDAARRLVREVASALAYAHRRGVIHRDIKPANILLEDGHAVVADFGIARAMRRAQEPAETETSHLLPRQPSNVIDTLTQAGMSPGTPAYMAPEQALGTVEVDHRADIYALGIVAYESLAGVHPFSGRTPRAMADAHATEIPASLATHRSDVPPAIVALVMRALEKDPTDRPQSAAEIVAMLDRAPSIVESAGTRKPSRIMARRMSRVMGAAIALIVIVSAFATRSWMARRDTDSSRREAGVSHRPVAASAAPVVDVERRGTSDPEAYELYLKGHYFWTQRGAANLARSITYFQQAIARDSSFARAYAGLAIAYSALPVYPPDSADSTKLTTMSADRATELTNASAERAVRLDSTLADAQLAMGIGLDMRARFPAALARYRAAAALDPSSVTAHHWIGMSLLNLGRTSEAIIELRHATELDPLAPVPAAAIGTALLFARRFREAEAASRRALARDSTFGFAIYTLGLAQVFEGQPDSAVRTLTRGARVDPDDAHIAAALVLADAAAGHWNDAARTRDQLHSRWGNRWGDRSGWADVEVADMVFGDQEPIVRVLTSKAGQLRFAETGGMLGCNPLFDPLRSNARFRAAMRELGVATCPVTPRWHLPPHPRM, from the coding sequence ATGACGGCGCCGGAGCGCTGGGCGCAGGTTCGCGCCGGTGCAGAAGCGCTTCTGGCACAGTCGCGCGACGTCAGAGCCGCCTTTCTGCTGCGCGAGTTCGGTGACGACGAATCGCTGCGTGCGGAGATCGAAGCGCAGGCGGAGGCATGCGAGCTGGCTGCGCAGTCTCCCGACTTCCTCGCGCAGTCGGCCACGTCGTTTGCCGCACCGATCCTTGCCGATTCTCCGGACACGGAGCACAAAGGCTATTCCGAATCAGCACCTGGCGATGCGACCGAGGCAGCGCTTCGAGCGGCGCTGGCGGGACATTACGACCTCGAGCGGCAACTGGGAAAAGGCGGGACCGCGACCGTCTATCTCGCCAGAGACCATCGGCACGGACGGCTCGTCGCACTCAAGGTGCTTGACCAGGTACTCGGTGCGGCAATGAGCTCCGAGCGCTTTCTGCGAGAGATCCGTGTCACCGCTGGCCTTACTCATCCTCACATACTACCGCTGCACGATTCCGGTACCGCTGCGGGTTTGCTGTACTACGTCATGCCGTATATCGATGGCGAGACACTACGGGAACGGCTCGCGGGCGGGCGCAAACTTCCGCTTGATGCTGCGCGGCGACTGGTACGCGAAGTCGCGAGCGCGCTGGCGTATGCCCATCGCCGCGGAGTGATACATCGTGACATCAAGCCTGCGAACATTCTACTGGAGGACGGCCATGCTGTCGTGGCCGACTTCGGTATCGCACGAGCAATGCGTCGCGCACAAGAGCCGGCGGAGACGGAGACGTCCCACCTTCTGCCGCGACAGCCGAGCAACGTGATCGACACGCTGACACAGGCAGGCATGTCGCCCGGGACGCCGGCATACATGGCGCCAGAGCAGGCGCTCGGTACCGTTGAAGTGGACCATCGCGCCGACATTTACGCACTCGGCATCGTCGCGTATGAGTCACTGGCAGGGGTGCATCCGTTCTCTGGACGCACGCCGCGAGCCATGGCAGACGCGCACGCGACCGAGATTCCGGCGTCGCTCGCCACGCATCGCAGCGATGTGCCACCCGCGATTGTCGCGCTCGTGATGCGCGCACTTGAGAAGGATCCGACAGACCGACCGCAGTCCGCGGCGGAGATTGTCGCGATGCTGGACCGCGCACCGAGTATCGTGGAATCTGCTGGCACACGGAAGCCCAGTCGCATCATGGCGCGGAGGATGTCGCGCGTCATGGGCGCCGCGATCGCATTGATTGTAATCGTGAGCGCGTTCGCTACCCGCTCCTGGATGGCACGGCGTGATACGGACTCGTCCCGCCGGGAGGCAGGCGTTTCGCACCGTCCGGTCGCTGCCTCAGCGGCGCCTGTAGTGGACGTCGAACGACGCGGCACATCCGATCCGGAGGCGTACGAGCTGTATCTCAAAGGCCACTATTTCTGGACTCAACGTGGCGCGGCCAATCTCGCCCGATCCATCACGTACTTCCAACAGGCTATTGCGCGTGACTCATCGTTCGCCCGCGCGTACGCAGGACTGGCTATCGCGTACAGCGCCCTGCCAGTTTACCCGCCGGACTCAGCGGACTCGACGAAACTGACCACCATGAGCGCAGATCGTGCGACTGAGCTGACCAACGCGAGTGCGGAGCGCGCGGTGAGACTCGACTCCACGCTCGCCGATGCGCAGCTCGCGATGGGGATCGGGCTCGACATGCGCGCCCGATTCCCCGCTGCACTGGCTCGCTATCGCGCAGCGGCGGCTCTCGATCCGTCATCCGTCACCGCTCATCACTGGATTGGGATGAGCCTGCTCAACCTTGGACGCACCAGCGAGGCGATCATCGAGTTGCGGCACGCAACGGAGCTCGATCCGCTTGCTCCTGTGCCCGCTGCCGCGATTGGCACCGCCCTCCTGTTCGCGCGGCGGTTCCGCGAGGCCGAGGCCGCGTCGCGCCGCGCACTCGCTCGCGACTCCACGTTCGGATTTGCCATCTACACGCTTGGGCTCGCGCAAGTATTTGAAGGACAACCGGACAGCGCAGTACGCACACTCACGCGCGGCGCGCGCGTGGATCCGGATGACGCACACATCGCAGCGGCTCTCGTCCTGGCGGACGCGGCAGCTGGCCACTGGAACGACGCTGCGCGAACACGAGATCAGCTTCACAGCCGCTGGGGCAATCGCTGGGGCGATCGCTCGGGCTGGGCCGACGTCGAGGTGGCTGACATGGTGTTCGGTGACCAGGAACCAATTGTGCGCGTGCTGACGAGCAAGGCGGGCCAGCTCCGCTTTGCCGAGACCGGCGGCATGCTGGGCTGCAATCCGTTATTCGACCCACTCCGGTCAAACGCGCGATTCCGCGCCGCGATGCGCGAACTGGGCGTGGCAACGTGCCCGGTCACTCCACGCTGGCATCTTCCCCCGCATCCCCGAATGTGA
- a CDS encoding plasmid stabilization protein: MPRGDKSAYTDKQKRQAEHIEQGYESRGVPEKESERRAWATENAISHGGRKAGGSGRGTSENREPERKGGHSESHAERSRAAKKGWETRRHGH, from the coding sequence ATGCCACGGGGCGACAAATCTGCATACACGGACAAGCAGAAAAGACAGGCCGAACACATCGAACAGGGATACGAGTCGCGCGGTGTTCCGGAGAAGGAATCGGAGCGGCGTGCGTGGGCGACGGAAAACGCGATAAGTCACGGAGGCAGAAAGGCCGGTGGATCCGGCCGAGGAACCTCCGAGAATCGCGAGCCCGAGCGCAAAGGTGGTCACTCCGAAAGTCACGCGGAGAGAAGCAGAGCCGCCAAGAAGGGCTGGGAGACTCGCAGGCACGGCCACTGA
- the rsgA gene encoding ribosome small subunit-dependent GTPase A, which produces MTGTPRSIEGPSHLGRVLSGTGGVWQVRTSTGEMHDASLRGRLKLVSDSGVKLSVGDNVRVIEGERGGGWMITEILPRTSQLARREPGGRAGERVVVANLDQVIVVFAAANPEPHPRMLDRFLVIAEANSLAARVVINKTDLADEEEIRVRFGDYEAAGYPVHLTSAIERTGIAELHAVFDGRTSALSGPSGVGKSSLMNSLYPGLNLRVGAISESVNKGRHTTVGAVMHPLPAGGYVADTPGLREVGVWGLDPVDLPDCFPEFRPFIHECRFGNCSHLSEPGCAVIAAVQSGAVSAARYDSYSRLRVELEETEKRWSK; this is translated from the coding sequence GTGACGGGGACACCACGAAGCATCGAGGGACCATCCCACCTCGGCCGTGTCCTGTCGGGCACCGGTGGAGTGTGGCAGGTGCGCACGAGCACCGGCGAGATGCACGACGCCTCGTTGCGTGGCCGTCTCAAGCTGGTGAGCGATTCAGGCGTGAAGCTTTCGGTCGGGGACAACGTCAGGGTCATCGAGGGCGAGCGTGGGGGCGGATGGATGATCACCGAGATTCTCCCGCGTACGTCGCAGCTCGCACGGCGTGAACCGGGTGGGCGCGCGGGCGAGCGCGTCGTCGTTGCGAATCTGGATCAGGTAATCGTCGTGTTCGCCGCGGCCAACCCCGAGCCGCACCCGCGAATGCTGGATCGCTTTCTCGTGATCGCCGAAGCCAACTCCCTCGCTGCGCGCGTGGTGATCAACAAGACCGACCTGGCAGACGAGGAAGAGATCCGCGTGCGCTTCGGCGACTACGAGGCAGCCGGCTATCCGGTCCACCTCACGAGCGCGATCGAAAGGACCGGGATCGCGGAGCTGCATGCCGTGTTCGATGGAAGGACGAGCGCGCTGAGCGGTCCATCAGGAGTCGGCAAGTCGTCGCTGATGAATTCGCTGTACCCCGGGCTCAACTTGCGAGTCGGCGCGATCAGCGAATCGGTGAACAAGGGACGTCACACCACCGTGGGCGCGGTGATGCATCCGCTTCCGGCTGGTGGCTACGTAGCGGACACTCCCGGACTGCGCGAGGTCGGAGTGTGGGGTCTCGACCCTGTGGACCTGCCGGACTGTTTTCCGGAATTCCGGCCTTTCATCCACGAATGCCGCTTCGGGAACTGTTCACACCTGTCGGAGCCTGGCTGCGCAGTCATCGCCGCCGTTCAGTCCGGGGCGGTGAGCGCAGCCAGATACGATAGTTACTCCAGACTGCGTGTAGAACTCGAGGAGACGGAAAAGCGCTGGAGTAAGTAG